A section of the Agrobacterium tumefaciens genome encodes:
- a CDS encoding rod-binding protein has protein sequence MAISVISDLVMDVVRAADPLEVQVAQEKLKANKAAFAATSLADSGKGFGAAVDMLDGASSKAGLGNSNIRSARTEVPETYRKYEASVLQTFVANMLPKDSEEVYGKGNAGEIWKSMMAEQFADTISRNGGVGIAEQAYKDALRKAESKGITDVSMNEKDHNAAIRMVAEFERQVLGVSNDKTDEA, from the coding sequence GTGGCGATATCGGTTATAAGCGATCTGGTGATGGATGTGGTTCGCGCGGCGGACCCTCTGGAAGTACAGGTCGCCCAAGAAAAATTGAAGGCGAACAAGGCGGCGTTTGCCGCGACCAGCCTCGCCGATTCGGGCAAGGGCTTTGGTGCCGCCGTCGATATGCTGGATGGCGCCTCCTCGAAGGCTGGTCTCGGCAATTCCAATATTCGTTCCGCGCGCACCGAAGTCCCCGAAACATATCGCAAATATGAGGCCTCGGTTCTCCAGACCTTCGTCGCCAACATGCTGCCGAAAGACAGCGAAGAGGTTTACGGCAAGGGTAACGCCGGCGAAATCTGGAAGAGCATGATGGCCGAACAGTTTGCCGACACGATTTCCAGAAATGGCGGTGTCGGCATTGCGGAGCAGGCATACAAGGATGCGCTTCGGAAGGCTGAAAGCAAAGGCATCACCGACGTATCGATGAATGAAAAAGACCATAATGCTGCAATTCGGATGGTGGCGGAGTTCGAGCGGCAGGTCCTCGGCGTTTCAAATGACAAAACGGACGAGGCTTGA
- the flhA gene encoding flagellar biosynthesis protein FlhA, with protein MAQPPVISLPKVSPSTRDIGFALGIVAILCVLFLPIPVMLVDIGLAFSIALSVLILMVALWIQRPLDFSSFPTVLLIATMIRLSLNIATTRVILSHGNEGPTAAGGVIAGFSSLVMSGDFVIGLIVFLILITVNFIVITKGATRIAEVGARFTLDAIPGKQMSIDADLSAGIIDEKEAQRRRRELEEESSFFGSMDGASKFVRGDAIAGLIITAINVFGGIIIGYFRHGMPIGEAADVFVKLSVGDGIVSQIPALIVSLAAGLLVSRGGTAGSTDQAVVNQLSGYPRALMVSAMLMGLLAIIPGLPFLPFIFLGGIMAFGSWYIPRQAEAESALRRQEEENKVLQNTEAEKDSVKQVLKTAEIELALGKQVSTRLLGAHQELAFRVGKMRKKFASQYGFVVPEIKVSDDIMIQEKAYQIRVHGTTIASSNLRVGDVLVVTGAGRKPSIPGDEIREPAFGMPAVSILETFTEDLKREGFHPIDNVSVVLTHLSEVIRNNLPQLLSYKDVKILIDRLDPEYKKLADEICSSHMSYSGLQAVLKLLLAERVSIRNLHLILEAVAELAPHVRKTEQIVEHVRVRMSQQLCGDLADNGVLRVLRLGNKWDMVFHQALKRDQKGEIVEFDIDPRHLEEFSEEASKVIREFMDRGLPFVLVTSPETRSYVRMIIERLFATLPVLSHVELAKGLEIKILGAIS; from the coding sequence ATGGCGCAACCACCAGTCATATCCCTGCCCAAGGTTAGTCCGAGCACGCGCGACATCGGATTCGCGCTGGGCATTGTGGCGATCCTCTGCGTCCTCTTCCTTCCCATTCCGGTCATGCTGGTGGACATCGGCCTCGCCTTCTCCATCGCGCTCTCGGTTCTGATCCTGATGGTCGCGCTCTGGATTCAACGGCCGCTGGATTTCTCGTCCTTTCCGACCGTGTTGCTGATCGCGACGATGATCCGTCTGTCGCTGAATATTGCGACGACGCGCGTCATCCTGTCCCACGGCAATGAGGGCCCAACGGCGGCCGGTGGCGTGATTGCGGGCTTCTCGAGCCTCGTCATGTCCGGCGATTTCGTGATCGGTCTGATCGTCTTCCTGATCCTGATCACCGTCAACTTCATCGTCATCACCAAGGGTGCGACGCGTATCGCGGAAGTCGGCGCGCGCTTCACCCTCGACGCCATCCCCGGCAAGCAGATGTCGATCGACGCTGACCTGTCGGCCGGCATCATCGACGAAAAGGAAGCCCAGCGCCGCCGTCGTGAACTGGAAGAGGAAAGCTCCTTCTTCGGCTCGATGGACGGTGCCTCCAAATTCGTGCGTGGCGATGCCATCGCCGGTCTTATCATCACCGCCATTAACGTCTTCGGCGGTATCATCATCGGTTATTTCCGCCACGGCATGCCGATTGGCGAAGCGGCTGACGTTTTCGTCAAGCTCTCGGTCGGTGACGGTATCGTCTCGCAAATTCCGGCCCTGATCGTCTCGCTGGCAGCCGGCCTCCTTGTCTCCCGCGGTGGTACGGCTGGATCGACCGACCAGGCCGTCGTCAACCAGCTGAGCGGTTATCCGCGCGCCCTGATGGTCTCGGCCATGCTGATGGGACTGCTGGCCATCATTCCGGGCCTGCCGTTCCTGCCCTTCATCTTCCTCGGCGGCATCATGGCTTTCGGCAGCTGGTATATTCCGCGCCAGGCGGAAGCCGAAAGTGCGCTTCGCCGGCAGGAAGAGGAGAACAAGGTTCTCCAGAACACCGAGGCGGAAAAAGATTCCGTCAAACAGGTGCTCAAGACCGCCGAGATCGAACTGGCGCTCGGCAAGCAGGTGTCGACGCGCCTCCTCGGGGCCCATCAGGAACTGGCATTCCGCGTCGGCAAGATGCGCAAGAAATTTGCGAGCCAGTATGGCTTCGTCGTGCCGGAGATCAAGGTTTCCGACGACATCATGATCCAGGAAAAAGCCTACCAGATCCGTGTCCACGGCACGACCATCGCTTCCAGCAACCTGCGTGTCGGCGATGTTCTCGTGGTCACGGGGGCAGGGCGCAAGCCAAGCATTCCAGGTGACGAAATTCGCGAACCCGCCTTCGGCATGCCGGCCGTCTCGATCCTCGAAACCTTCACCGAAGATCTGAAGCGCGAAGGCTTCCATCCGATCGACAACGTCTCCGTGGTGCTGACGCATCTGAGCGAAGTCATCCGCAACAATCTGCCGCAGCTTCTGTCCTACAAGGACGTCAAAATCCTCATCGACAGGCTGGATCCCGAATACAAGAAGCTGGCCGACGAAATCTGCTCGTCGCACATGTCGTATTCCGGCCTGCAGGCGGTGCTGAAACTGCTGCTTGCCGAGCGGGTGTCGATCCGCAACCTGCACCTCATCCTCGAAGCCGTTGCCGAACTTGCGCCGCATGTGCGCAAGACGGAGCAGATCGTCGAACATGTGCGGGTGCGCATGTCGCAGCAGCTCTGTGGCGACCTCGCCGACAACGGCGTGCTGCGGGTGCTGCGACTCGGCAACAAGTGGGACATGGTCTTCCATCAGGCGCTGAAGCGCGATCAGAAGGGTGAAATCGTCGAGTTCGACATCGATCCCCGCCATCTCGAGGAGTTTTCCGAAGAAGCGTCGAAAGTTATCCGTGAATTCATGGACCGCGGCCTGCCCTTTGTCCTTGTAACCTCGCCGGAAACGCGGTCCTATGTGCGCATGATTATCGAGCGACTCTTTGCGACCCTGCCGGTCCTCTCCCATGTGGAACTGGCCAAGGGTCTGGAGATCAAGATTCTGGGCGCCATTTCATGA
- the flgD gene encoding flagellar hook assembly protein FlgD yields MAVDAVNAAAANPWANAGASSSDKNAASLNYDSFLKLLIAQMKNQDPTSPMDAGQQMSQLASFSQVEQTIKTNTHLKSMLQAEALTRASDLVGKTVKSADDNVTGVVKEVQVYSDGIVAVTEAGDKVLVQAGVVFSNGPITTKSTGTTTDSNNSAGS; encoded by the coding sequence ATGGCGGTAGATGCAGTCAATGCGGCAGCGGCAAACCCCTGGGCGAATGCCGGTGCCAGCAGCAGCGACAAGAATGCGGCCTCGCTGAACTATGACAGCTTCCTGAAGCTCCTCATCGCACAGATGAAGAACCAGGACCCGACCAGCCCGATGGATGCGGGCCAGCAGATGTCGCAGCTCGCAAGCTTCTCGCAGGTCGAGCAGACGATCAAGACCAACACGCATCTGAAGAGCATGCTGCAGGCGGAAGCCCTGACGCGCGCCTCCGACCTGGTTGGCAAGACCGTTAAGAGCGCTGACGACAATGTTACCGGCGTGGTCAAGGAAGTGCAGGTCTATTCCGATGGTATCGTCGCGGTCACCGAAGCCGGTGATAAAGTGCTGGTACAGGCTGGCGTGGTCTTCTCCAACGGCCCGATCACGACTAAATCTACAGGGACAACCACCGATTCGAACAATTCGGCCGGTTCCTGA
- a CDS encoding WecB/TagA/CpsF family glycosyltransferase encodes MSFASDFAQPVSQRTVHGLRVCDLDWNGALELVSSRASAANGHTMLSFLTIEKAKFSLKNSAYRQVLESCMLLPQGKATRAAARRDEGEPLSAPIDGVAFTMALLTYMAVPKRIGVAGDDGAQVGEVLARLRAHAPWHDFVMLNRDATGVKVDVLLAGMLKEEQETWLHRTVSHEDARLTIAVGPLFKVLISEVAGMPEIFRKLHMSWLYSLCAEPWHIALGKG; translated from the coding sequence ATGAGTTTCGCGTCGGATTTCGCGCAACCGGTATCGCAGCGGACTGTTCACGGCTTGCGGGTCTGTGACCTCGACTGGAATGGCGCTCTGGAGCTGGTCAGCAGCAGGGCGTCGGCCGCAAATGGCCATACGATGCTCTCCTTTCTGACAATCGAGAAGGCGAAGTTTTCGCTGAAAAACAGTGCCTATCGGCAGGTTCTGGAAAGCTGCATGCTTCTGCCGCAAGGCAAGGCAACAAGGGCTGCTGCGCGTCGCGACGAGGGTGAGCCTCTGTCCGCCCCCATCGACGGCGTCGCCTTCACCATGGCGTTGTTGACCTACATGGCGGTGCCGAAGCGCATCGGTGTTGCAGGCGACGATGGGGCGCAGGTCGGTGAGGTTCTCGCGAGGTTGCGCGCCCACGCGCCCTGGCACGATTTCGTCATGCTGAACCGGGATGCGACGGGTGTTAAGGTGGATGTGTTGCTGGCGGGAATGCTGAAGGAAGAACAGGAAACATGGCTGCACCGCACCGTCAGCCACGAGGATGCGCGGCTGACGATCGCCGTTGGCCCGCTGTTCAAGGTCCTGATCTCTGAGGTCGCCGGCATGCCGGAGATTTTCCGCAAGCTCCACATGAGCTGGCTTTACAGCCTCTGCGCCGAGCCCTGGCACATCGCGCTTGGTAAGGGCTGA
- a CDS encoding GumC family protein produces the protein MVDDNPDMMAIRPDEDAVAAPSSEWRRHCRRLLTAGCVAAATMAGAALPLFLVDSGFRGYVSQARIEVTQTAYDAPDASRFLAMARRTLLSPSGLERVTADLKLTPADMVGVRNQGELGLLFDLLTGGQGRVVSPREALNGAVGEAIRLELTPDENTLVVTAKAATPETAMRLTDYLSMRVMADGKAGTMTPAMRIMENARKKLDEAEAAVNGFQMRHGDAVLTEVQQLEQQLRDVNEELARSGREQQLVKADLTAAAALKPNDVFSKPLPAGAAFSALEDIRQKHASASMALATVSVDYGPKHPRRIAAQNAVDAVQALAAPALRQVLDGLRADEKRISQEIATDIAGQKTYLDRLNALGVAPGEFYRLQNELEAARNTYLEASERRDLTASATPAIETRLTTKAGPGELSRDLTQAAMLAGGGALIGLLGSLYLLSYRRHDEEDDVLPTAETGEQPVSFVAAPQFSDFEPIEPAVFDDLQPLPAEADANADEESFADYYGEAANDADDMPLDERVRQVLMGNRTVRTADPASPGLPPLLAEALAGDFDHAQAEAEELMELRRELAFLKECLTDYADRREGYRKTA, from the coding sequence ATGGTTGATGACAATCCGGACATGATGGCGATTCGCCCTGACGAGGATGCTGTCGCCGCGCCGTCTTCTGAGTGGCGCAGACATTGTCGCCGGCTCCTGACGGCCGGTTGTGTGGCAGCAGCAACAATGGCTGGCGCTGCCCTTCCACTTTTCCTCGTCGATTCCGGTTTTCGCGGTTATGTCTCGCAGGCTCGCATCGAGGTAACGCAGACCGCCTATGATGCTCCCGACGCCTCACGTTTTCTGGCAATGGCACGCCGCACCCTGCTTTCGCCCTCCGGGCTTGAGCGCGTCACCGCCGATCTGAAGCTGACGCCAGCCGATATGGTCGGCGTTCGCAATCAGGGCGAGCTCGGCCTGCTTTTCGACCTTTTGACCGGCGGTCAGGGCCGGGTGGTGTCTCCGCGGGAGGCATTGAACGGCGCCGTGGGCGAGGCCATCCGCCTGGAGCTCACCCCGGATGAAAACACGCTCGTCGTGACCGCCAAGGCCGCCACGCCTGAGACCGCCATGCGGCTGACGGATTATCTCTCCATGCGCGTGATGGCGGATGGCAAAGCCGGCACCATGACGCCCGCCATGCGGATAATGGAAAACGCACGTAAAAAACTGGATGAGGCGGAAGCTGCCGTCAACGGTTTTCAGATGCGCCATGGCGATGCGGTGCTGACGGAAGTGCAGCAACTCGAGCAGCAGTTGCGTGACGTGAATGAGGAGCTGGCGCGGTCCGGTCGCGAGCAGCAGCTGGTTAAGGCCGATCTCACGGCCGCTGCCGCTCTGAAGCCGAATGATGTGTTTTCCAAACCCTTGCCCGCCGGTGCGGCTTTTTCTGCACTTGAGGATATCAGGCAAAAGCACGCGAGCGCCAGTATGGCGCTTGCCACCGTTTCTGTCGACTATGGTCCGAAACATCCCCGCCGCATCGCCGCCCAGAACGCGGTGGATGCCGTGCAGGCGCTTGCGGCTCCCGCATTGCGGCAAGTGCTCGACGGGCTGCGGGCGGACGAGAAGCGCATCAGCCAGGAGATCGCCACAGATATCGCCGGGCAGAAGACATATCTTGATCGTCTGAATGCGCTGGGTGTCGCGCCCGGTGAATTCTACAGGTTGCAGAATGAGCTGGAAGCGGCGCGCAATACCTATCTGGAAGCAAGCGAACGCCGGGACCTGACGGCTTCCGCAACGCCCGCCATCGAAACGCGCTTGACGACAAAAGCTGGTCCGGGAGAATTGTCCCGGGACCTCACGCAGGCTGCGATGCTCGCGGGGGGCGGGGCCTTGATCGGCCTGCTGGGCAGCCTTTATCTCCTCAGCTATCGACGCCATGACGAAGAAGACGATGTTCTTCCGACTGCCGAAACCGGTGAGCAGCCAGTTTCCTTCGTTGCCGCGCCGCAATTTTCCGATTTCGAGCCGATCGAGCCCGCCGTATTCGACGACCTGCAGCCTCTTCCCGCAGAAGCGGATGCGAACGCTGACGAGGAAAGTTTTGCCGATTATTACGGCGAGGCCGCAAACGACGCGGACGATATGCCGCTGGACGAACGCGTGCGTCAGGTACTGATGGGCAACCGAACCGTCAGAACGGCGGATCCCGCATCACCAGGGTTGCCGCCGCTTCTGGCAGAAGCCCTCGCCGGGGACTTCGATCATGCTCAGGCCGAAGCCGAGGAGCTGATGGAATTGCGACGGGAATTGGCGTTCCTGAAGGAGTGCCTTACCGATTACGCCGACCGCCGTGAAGGCTACCGCAAAACAGCCTGA
- the fliQ gene encoding flagellar biosynthesis protein FliQ produces the protein MNEADALDIMQAAVWTVLVAAGPAVLAAMIVGVVIAFIQALTQVQEMTLTFVPKIVTIMLVLGVAAPFVGAQISLFSNLVFSRIQSGF, from the coding sequence ATGAACGAGGCCGATGCGCTTGATATCATGCAGGCGGCAGTCTGGACGGTTCTCGTCGCGGCCGGTCCGGCGGTTCTCGCCGCCATGATCGTTGGCGTCGTTATTGCCTTTATTCAGGCCCTGACCCAGGTTCAGGAAATGACGCTGACCTTCGTTCCCAAGATCGTCACGATCATGCTTGTGCTTGGCGTCGCGGCCCCGTTCGTGGGTGCGCAAATATCGCTGTTCTCCAATCTCGTCTTTTCGCGCATCCAGTCCGGCTTCTGA
- the flaF gene encoding flagellar biosynthesis regulator FlaF, with amino-acid sequence MYQFSYAEIMEDGVANAKDRERQALTKSIELLVEARDSSSQRPTIEALFYTRRVWIRFIEDLKQPDNQLAIELRANLISIAIWILKECELIRKRQSTNFQGIIDVTTIIRDGLK; translated from the coding sequence ATGTACCAGTTTTCCTACGCCGAAATCATGGAGGATGGTGTCGCCAACGCAAAAGATCGCGAGCGGCAGGCGTTGACCAAATCGATCGAACTTCTGGTGGAGGCGAGGGACTCCTCCTCCCAGCGACCGACGATCGAAGCACTTTTTTACACTCGACGGGTCTGGATCCGCTTCATTGAGGATCTTAAGCAGCCGGACAATCAGCTTGCAATCGAACTCAGAGCCAATCTGATCTCCATCGCGATCTGGATTTTGAAAGAGTGCGAACTGATCCGGAAACGTCAGTCGACGAATTTCCAGGGCATAATTGACGTGACAACCATCATCAGGGATGGACTGAAATGA
- the flbT gene encoding flagellar biosynthesis repressor FlbT, whose amino-acid sequence MKSTLRISLKSGEKIFINGAVLRVDRKVALEFLNDVTFLLENHVLQPEQATTPLRQLYFIAQMILINPEGRDQSTNMFRKSVSMLLNCFQHDEVLAELKRIDGLVASGKAFEALKAIRGLYPIEEKILNNQEMTPATIEQIRKEIAPWR is encoded by the coding sequence ATGAAAAGTACACTTCGGATTTCGCTGAAATCGGGCGAAAAGATCTTCATCAACGGCGCAGTTCTGCGCGTCGATCGCAAGGTCGCGCTTGAATTCCTGAACGATGTCACGTTTCTGCTCGAAAACCACGTGCTTCAGCCCGAGCAGGCGACCACGCCGCTTCGGCAGCTTTATTTCATCGCGCAGATGATCCTCATCAACCCGGAAGGGCGCGACCAATCCACCAATATGTTCCGCAAGTCGGTCAGCATGCTGCTGAACTGCTTCCAGCATGACGAGGTTCTGGCGGAACTGAAGCGGATCGACGGGCTTGTGGCATCCGGCAAGGCTTTCGAAGCGCTCAAAGCCATTCGCGGTCTCTACCCGATCGAGGAGAAAATCCTCAACAATCAGGAAATGACCCCGGCAACCATCGAACAGATTCGCAAGGAGATCGCACCATGGCGGTAG
- a CDS encoding flagellar basal body-associated FliL family protein: MLKLLLTGVWVCAVTLGAVYFSVQLASAPAPDEAEAKKANLQLVKGESITIPVINDGGVNGYFLSRISLRVDKAKMAKIELPATQLMTDELFTLLAGSSMVNIANISTFDPEAFKQRIREGLNKKLDDEVVEDVLIEQLDYLSKADIREQNGNGTPRSVKLVEGEKVEAAKEAAPSH, from the coding sequence ATGTTGAAGCTTCTTCTCACCGGCGTCTGGGTTTGCGCCGTCACGCTCGGCGCGGTGTATTTCTCCGTCCAGTTGGCGTCGGCGCCCGCGCCGGATGAGGCGGAGGCGAAAAAGGCCAATCTGCAGTTGGTGAAAGGCGAAAGCATCACCATTCCCGTCATCAATGATGGCGGGGTGAACGGCTATTTCCTGAGCCGGATTTCGCTGCGCGTCGACAAGGCCAAGATGGCCAAGATCGAGCTGCCGGCAACGCAGCTGATGACCGACGAGCTTTTCACGCTGCTGGCCGGTTCTTCCATGGTCAATATCGCCAACATCTCGACGTTCGACCCCGAAGCCTTCAAGCAGCGCATCCGTGAGGGGTTAAACAAGAAGCTTGATGACGAGGTGGTCGAAGACGTGCTGATCGAGCAGCTCGACTATCTGTCGAAAGCCGACATCCGCGAGCAGAACGGCAACGGCACGCCACGCTCGGTCAAGCTCGTCGAAGGCGAAAAGGTAGAAGCCGCAAAAGAAGCCGCTCCGAGCCATTGA
- the fliR gene encoding flagellar biosynthetic protein FliR has translation MITDPQGTIIALFLAICRIGACFMTMPGFSSSRISPQIRMLLCVAVSMALLPVLWDTIYPKISGASQGTVVGLIATEILIGAMYGLIARFYTLGFQFTGALIGASIGLSAPGGSDPIEDAQENQIANFITFGGLLILFMMDFHHIVLKALVDSYNVTPVGALISGQKMLITLTDTLRASFSIMLRLASPFVIYGLMFNVAVGLINKLAPQIPVFFISTPFILAGGMFMLYLSVAALIRQFVDGFGPVFIGF, from the coding sequence ATGATAACCGACCCGCAGGGAACAATCATTGCATTGTTCCTTGCCATCTGCCGTATCGGCGCATGCTTCATGACCATGCCGGGTTTTTCAAGCTCGCGCATTTCGCCGCAGATACGCATGCTGCTCTGCGTGGCCGTGTCCATGGCGCTGTTGCCGGTGCTGTGGGACACGATTTACCCAAAAATCTCCGGTGCGAGCCAAGGCACCGTCGTCGGGCTTATAGCGACGGAAATCCTCATTGGTGCGATGTACGGCCTGATCGCGCGCTTCTACACCCTCGGTTTCCAGTTCACGGGGGCGCTCATCGGCGCCTCGATCGGTCTCAGCGCACCCGGCGGTTCCGATCCCATTGAAGATGCGCAGGAAAACCAGATCGCCAACTTCATCACCTTCGGCGGCCTGCTCATTCTCTTCATGATGGACTTCCATCACATCGTCCTTAAGGCGCTGGTGGATTCGTACAATGTAACCCCTGTCGGCGCGCTCATCAGCGGCCAGAAAATGCTGATCACGCTGACCGACACGCTGAGGGCTTCATTTTCCATCATGCTGCGGCTTGCGAGCCCGTTTGTGATCTACGGTTTGATGTTCAACGTTGCCGTCGGCCTCATCAACAAGCTCGCGCCGCAAATCCCCGTCTTTTTCATATCGACGCCCTTCATTCTCGCGGGCGGCATGTTCATGCTCTACCTTTCGGTCGCAGCTCTCATCCGGCAATTCGTGGATGGGTTCGGTCCCGTCTTCATCGGTTTCTGA